Proteins from a genomic interval of Thermoanaerobaculia bacterium:
- a CDS encoding DUF1343 domain-containing protein, with amino-acid sequence MTDHPLVSCLMQNRPSIHSFALLSHQAAVWVDGKHSLSHLVEKGFKPSILLTPEHGFYAIAQDHEPVVSSDVGLPTQSLYGNHRASLSPKEEYLRDMDALVIDLVDIGTRYYTYAVTALYSIRVAAELDLPVILLDRPNLLGNEKREGPILREGFESFVGAFHVPIRHGMTLGELIRFELTREGLSANLTALPVSERNILPWVPPSPNMPTRTTALLYPGMCLLEATNLSEGRGTSLPFHVVGAPFLDGIRLSRTLNELDLPGVSFSPYSFRPQFQKWAGELCHGVHLMVTDPDRFTSFPTGVRVLEACFRQAPDLAVWRKDPYEFIAEIPALDLLTGSPELRTLLERGADLTSYLARCEEEAHKFRPEGP; translated from the coding sequence GTGACTGACCATCCCCTAGTTTCCTGTCTGATGCAGAACAGACCGTCCATCCATTCTTTTGCACTTCTCTCCCACCAGGCCGCTGTTTGGGTTGACGGGAAGCACTCCTTATCTCACCTTGTGGAGAAGGGATTCAAGCCATCAATACTCTTGACTCCTGAACATGGATTCTACGCCATAGCCCAGGACCATGAACCCGTCGTTTCTTCCGATGTCGGCCTGCCGACACAATCTCTCTACGGAAATCATCGGGCAAGCCTCTCGCCGAAAGAGGAATATCTACGGGATATGGACGCTCTCGTGATTGACCTGGTGGATATCGGAACCCGCTATTACACCTACGCTGTGACGGCACTGTACTCCATTCGGGTTGCGGCGGAGCTTGACCTTCCCGTAATCCTTCTGGACCGTCCGAATCTCCTCGGAAATGAAAAGAGGGAAGGTCCAATCCTGAGAGAGGGATTCGAGTCCTTTGTCGGAGCCTTCCACGTTCCCATTCGTCACGGTATGACATTGGGAGAGCTGATCCGTTTTGAACTGACGCGGGAAGGCCTGTCTGCAAACCTTACAGCACTCCCTGTCTCCGAAAGGAACATTCTCCCCTGGGTCCCCCCCTCCCCCAACATGCCGACCCGGACCACAGCCCTGCTTTATCCGGGCATGTGCCTCCTGGAAGCCACCAACCTATCCGAAGGCCGGGGAACAAGTCTGCCCTTTCATGTCGTCGGGGCCCCCTTTCTCGATGGAATACGCCTCTCTCGGACCCTGAATGAACTGGATCTTCCGGGGGTTTCCTTTTCTCCCTATTCCTTCCGGCCTCAATTTCAGAAGTGGGCCGGAGAGCTATGCCATGGTGTCCATCTGATGGTCACCGATCCTGATAGGTTTACCAGTTTTCCAACGGGTGTTCGTGTCCTGGAGGCCTGTTTCAGGCAGGCGCCTGATCTCGCAGTCTGGCGAAAGGACCCTTACGAATTTATTGCGGAGATCCCGGCCCTGGACCTGCTCACCGGTTCCCCGGAACTTCGAACTCTCCTGGAGAGGGGTGCCGATCTGACTTCATATCTCGCACGATGTGAAGAAGAAGCACATAAATTTCGGCCTGAAGGTCCTTAA